Proteins co-encoded in one Apus apus isolate bApuApu2 chromosome 22, bApuApu2.pri.cur, whole genome shotgun sequence genomic window:
- the C1QTNF5 gene encoding complement C1q tumor necrosis factor-related protein 5, with product MKHFFLLFLLGLITNSLQIEDNKIPGLCSGQPGIPGTPGLHGGQGLPGRDGRDGRDGAMGMPGEKGEMGPPGPPGPRGELGSPGLDGAHGEKGAQGECAVAPRSAFSAKRSESRSPPLADQPILFDVVLINEQGHYDPTTGKFTCEVPGLYYFAVHATVYRASLQFDVMKNGQSVASFFQYYGNWPKPTSLSGGALVRLEPEDEVWVQVGVGDYIGFYASVKTDSTFTGFLVYSYWQNSAVFA from the exons atgaagcatttcttcctcctcttcctcctcggGCTCATCACCAACTCCTTGCAGATCGAAGACAACAAGATCCCCGGGCTGTGCTCGGGGCAGCCGGGCATCCCGGGGACCCCAGGCCTGCACGGGGGGCAGGGTCTGCCAGGGAGAGACGGACGAGACGGCCGGGATGGGGCGATGGGGATGCCAGGGGAGAAGGGCGAGATGGGCCCTCCCG GACCACCTGGCCCCCGtggggagctgggcagccccGGCCTGGATGGGGCGCACGGCGAGAAGGGCGCTCAGGGGGAATGTGCCGTTGCCCCCCGCTCCGCCTTCAGCGCCAAGCGCTCCGAGTCCCGCAGCCCCCCGCTGGCCGACCAGCCCATCCTCTTCGACGTGGTGCTCATCAACGAGCAGGGCCACTACGACCCCACCACGGGCAAGTTCACCTGCGAGGTGCCTGGCCTCTACTACTTCGCCGTCCACGCCACCGTCTACCGCGCCAGCCTCCAGTTCGACGTCATGAAGAACGGCCAGTCCGTCGCCTCCTTCTTCCAGTACTATGGGAACTGGCCCAAGCCCACCTCGCTCTCGGGGGGTGCCCTGGTCCGCCTGGAGCCCGAGGATGAAGTGTGGGTGCAGGTGGGAGTGGGGGACTACATCGGCTTCTACGCCAGCGTCAAGACCGACAGCACCTTCACTGGGTTCCTGGTTTATTCCTACTGGCAAAACTCGGCCGTTTTTGCCTGA
- the RNF26 gene encoding E3 ubiquitin-protein ligase RNF26: MDLLFVLLRGLRLALDLLVLLLDVNFLLVSSLVSALLWLLAAACSLPAAAAAGLLACWDGLLLWAGSLGRAAQCLASSGLGGLLRGCCGGLEGLKAAGHLLSHLGLRGRELLQRGLGGLLGWGQGVARQLCEGLAIGTSLLAYLVNSLVNICLLGAQNLFTLLAALWDSLAGPFLRVSDLLAALLAHVSSGAIALSILLWSPCQLAFKLLAAAAELFVSVFFVNIYGLALLLLILAVGAFLCNPGLLRTLTGYVLGYLNTLPSYHRLQRDVWRLYQLAALTLGMAMTSQAWRRLVDWSLQATNWSRGGRTINRESNQRGAAVPTLRPVAPGRLGVAGLGQLPAQREEEQPDAAQVPQARPALSRSSERLQPPREEPGSSWGKAARRQQLNAAAGDGEGSPENDPWMLLKEQEERKKCVICQDQTKTVLLLPCRHLCLCQECTEVLLQQAIYQRNCPLCRQVILQTLNVYL, translated from the coding sequence ATGGACCTGCTGTTCGTGCTGCTCCGCGGGCTGCGTCTGGCGCTGgacctgctggtgctgctgctggacgTCAACTTCTTGCTGGTGTCCTCGCTGGTCTCGGcgctgctctggctgctggccGCCGCTTGCAgcctccccgccgccgccgccgccgggctgCTGGCCTGCTGGGAcgggctgctgctgtgggcgGGCTCCCTGGGCAGGGCGGCTCAGTGCCTGGCGAGCAgcgggctgggggggctgctgcggggctgctgcgggggtCTGGAGGGGCTGAAGGCGGCCGGACACCTGCTGTCGCacctggggctgcggggccgggagctgctgcagcgcgggctgggggggctgctgggctgggggcagggggtggctCGGCAGCTCTGCGAGGGTTTGGCCATCGGCACCAGCCTGCTGGCTTACCTGGTGAACAGCCTGGTGAACATCTGCCTGCTGGGCGCGCAGAACCTCTTCACGCTGCTGGCGGCTCTCTGGGACTCGCTGGCGGGGCCGTTCCTGCGGGTGAGCGACCTGCTGGCCGCTCTCCTGGCTCACGTCTCCAGCGGGGCCATCGCCCTCTCCATCCTGCTCTGGTCGCCTTGCCAGCTGGCCTTCAAGCTCCTGGCCGCGGCGGCCGAGCTCTTCGTCAGCGTCTTCTTTGTCAACATCTACGGCCTGGCCTTGCTCCTCCTCATCCTGGCGGTGGGTGCTTTTCTCTGCAACCCCGGGCTGCTCCGGACGCTGACGGGCTACGTGCTGGGCTACCTCAACACCCTGCCTTCCTACCACCGCCTGCAGCGGGACGTCTGGAGGCTCTACCAGCTGGCAGCCCTGACTTTGGGAATGGCCATGACCTCCCAGGCCTGGCGCAGGCTGGTGGACTGGAGCCTGCAGGCGACCAACTGGAGCCGAGGAGGCAGAACCATCAACCGGGAGAGCAACCAGCGAGGGGCAGCTGTGCCCACCCTCAGACCAGTGGCTCCTGGCAGGCTgggggtggctgggctggggcagctgccagcccagcgggaggaggagcagcccgACGCAGCGCAGGTCCCGCAGGCCAGACCCGCTCTGAGTCGAAGTTCTGAGCGTCTCCAGCCCCCCAGGGAGGAACCAGGCTCCTCCTGGGGAAAAGctgccaggaggcagcagctgaacGCGGCCGCGGGGGATGGGGAGGGCAGCCCGGAGAACGACCCCTGGATGCTGCTGAAAGAACAAGAGGAGCGGAAGAAGTGCGTCATCTGCCAAGACCAAACCAAGacagtcctgctcctgccctgcaggcacCTGTGCCTGTGCCAGGAGTGCACAGAGGTCCTCCTGCAACAGGCCATTTACCAGCGCAACTGCCCGCTCTGCCGCCAGGTGATCCTCCAGACCCTCAATGTCTACTTGTGA
- the MCAM gene encoding cell surface glycoprotein MUC18 isoform X1, whose protein sequence is MAGGLRAAGLALGWGCCLLICCAAASQLEVSMPAVVEVENGGTARLECDFHVPGNGSYSRIDWFYINRNSRVEVCQVMGGRILEESADYAGRLSLGEDRALSISRVTMQDAKTFICHVVTDSHGTAENHTELHVYKVPEVPEIVASSAGISVQSSSIPEIAQCVSRNSFPPPNITWHKNGEQLQPEDKMVKVMATRTRESSGLYTVSSTLFAHVTREDRSSRYHCTLHYWLQGQRRTLESRRVNITVFYPAEHMNLHVKPSPALVKEGDDVQLVCEADGNPAPVFSFYKRELEDNWQDLSSLSEANTGVLNLHHVTKNSSGLYKCQTLDLDDMTQMERDVELVVNYIEGVRVEMDPSSPIQEGGSVRLSCSAHSPVALAYQWENEKNVNVGEGNELVLKNLTFETSGNFSCKVTAPSVQGLEQTQQVAVAVHGKPRIVAISSPLYVRQDEVVNLTCKAIGVPWPSVQWNVKGMAHESVENQHVTSNLTVRVSRDLLQAGATCKVSNTLGFIEERIQLLDQKTPESKGVIIVAIIICILVVALLGSVIYFLHKKGKIPCGRSGKQDITKPEARKDKIVVEVKSDKLSEEAGLLQGANGEKRSAADQSEKYIDLRN, encoded by the exons ATggctggggggctgcgggcggccGGGCTcgccctgggctggggctgctgcctcctgatCTGCTGCG ctgcagccagccagctggAGGTCTCCATGCCAGCAGTGGTCGAAGTGGAGAACgggggcacagccaggctcGAGTGCGACTTCCACGTCCCTGGAAATGGTTCCTACAGCCGCATCGACTGGTTCTAT ATCAACCGCAACAGCCGGGTGGAGGTGTGCCAGGTGATGGGCGGCCGGATCCTGGAGGAGAGCGCGGACTACGCGGGGCGGCTGTCGCTGGGGGAGGACAGGGCCCTCTCCATCAGCAGGGTGACAATGCAGGATGCCAAGACCTTCATATGCCACGTGGTGACAGACAGCCACGGCACGGCCGAGAACCACACCGAGCTCCATGTCTACA AGGTCCCCGAGGTTCCTGAGATTGTGGCCAGCTCAGCAGGCAtctctgtgcagagcagcagcatcccagag ATTGCCCAGTGTGTGAGCAGGAACAGCTTTCCACCCCCCAATATCACCTGGCACAAGAatggggagcagctgcagccagaggatAAGA TGGTGAAGGTGATGGCCACGCGGACGCGGGAGTCGAGCGGGCTGTACACGGTGAGCAGCACTCTCTTTGCCCACGTCACCCGGGAGGACCGCAGCTCCCGGTACCACTGCACCCTGCACTactggctgcagggacagaggagGACCCTGGAGTCCCGGCGGGTCAACATCACCGTTTTCT ACCCCGCAGAGCACATGAATCTGCACGTGAAACCGTCCCCGGCGCTGGTGAAGGAAGGGGATGATGTGCAGCTGGTCTGTGAGGCTGATGGGAACCCAGCACCTGTCTTCAGTTTCTACAAAAGAGAG ctggaggacaACTGGCAGGACCTGTCCTCTCTGTCAGAAGCCAACACCGGGGTGTTGAACTTGCACCATGTGACTAAGAACAGCAGCGGCTTGTACAAGTGCCAGACCCTGGACTTGGATGATATGACACAGATGGAGAGGGATGTGGAGCTCGTTGTGAACT ACATTGAAGGGGTCCGTGTGGAGATGGATCCATCCTCACCCATTCAGGAAGGGGGAAGTGTGAGGCTGAGCTGCAGTGCCCACAGCCCCGTGGCCCTGGCCTACCAGTGGGAGAATGAGAAG AATGTGAATGTTGGAGAAGGGAACGAGCTAGTACTGAAGAACCTCACCTTCGAAACCTCCGGCAACTTCAGCTGCAAAGTGACCGCACCGAGcgtgcaggggctggagcagaccCAGCAGGTGGCCGTGGCCGTGCACG GGAAGCCACGGATCGTGGCCATCAGCTCCCCCCTGTACGTGCGGCAGGACGAGGTGGTGAACCTGACCTGCAAGGCCATCGGTGTCCCCTGGCCCTCTGTCCAGTGGAATGTCAAGGGGATG GCTCACGAGTCCGTTGAAAACCAGCACGTCACCAGCAACCTGACCGTGCGTGTGAGCCGCgacctgctgcaggcaggagccacGTGCAAGGTCTCCAACACCCTGGGCTTCATTGAGGAGCGCATCCAGCTGCTGG ATCAAAAGACACCAGAGAGCAAAGGGGTGATCATCGTGGCCATCATCATCTGCATCCTGgtggtggctctgctgggctctgtCATCTACTTCCTGCACAAGAAAGGCAAGATCCCCTGTGGCCGTTCTGGGAAACAGGACAT CACAAAGCCAGAGGCACGTAAAGACAAGATTGTAGTTGAAGTTAAGTCAGATAAGCTTTCCGAAGAGGCTGGGCTCCTGCAGGGTGCCAACGGCGAGAAGAGATCTGCCGCTGACCAG AGCGAGAAATACATCGATCTGAGAAACTAG
- the MCAM gene encoding cell surface glycoprotein MUC18 isoform X3 codes for MAGGLRAAGLALGWGCCLLICCAAASQLEVSMPAVVEVENGGTARLECDFHVPGNGSYSRIDWFYINRNSRVEVCQVMGGRILEESADYAGRLSLGEDRALSISRVTMQDAKTFICHVVTDSHGTAENHTELHVYKVPEVPEIVASSAGISVQSSSIPEIAQCVSRNSFPPPNITWHKNGEQLQPEDKMVKVMATRTRESSGLYTVSSTLFAHVTREDRSSRYHCTLHYWLQGQRRTLESRRVNITVFYPAEHMNLHVKPSPALVKEGDDVQLVCEADGNPAPVFSFYKRELEDNWQDLSSLSEANTGVLNLHHVTKNSSGLYKCQTLDLDDMTQMERDVELVVNYIEGVRVEMDPSSPIQEGGSVRLSCSAHSPVALAYQWENEKNVNVGEGNELVLKNLTFETSGNFSCKVTAPSVQGLEQTQQVAVAVHGKPRIVAISSPLYVRQDEVVNLTCKAIGVPWPSVQWNVKGMAHESVENQHVTSNLTVRVSRDLLQAGATCKVSNTLGFIEERIQLLDQKTPESKGVIIVAIIICILVVALLGSVIYFLHKKGKIPCGRSGKQDIARNTSI; via the exons ATggctggggggctgcgggcggccGGGCTcgccctgggctggggctgctgcctcctgatCTGCTGCG ctgcagccagccagctggAGGTCTCCATGCCAGCAGTGGTCGAAGTGGAGAACgggggcacagccaggctcGAGTGCGACTTCCACGTCCCTGGAAATGGTTCCTACAGCCGCATCGACTGGTTCTAT ATCAACCGCAACAGCCGGGTGGAGGTGTGCCAGGTGATGGGCGGCCGGATCCTGGAGGAGAGCGCGGACTACGCGGGGCGGCTGTCGCTGGGGGAGGACAGGGCCCTCTCCATCAGCAGGGTGACAATGCAGGATGCCAAGACCTTCATATGCCACGTGGTGACAGACAGCCACGGCACGGCCGAGAACCACACCGAGCTCCATGTCTACA AGGTCCCCGAGGTTCCTGAGATTGTGGCCAGCTCAGCAGGCAtctctgtgcagagcagcagcatcccagag ATTGCCCAGTGTGTGAGCAGGAACAGCTTTCCACCCCCCAATATCACCTGGCACAAGAatggggagcagctgcagccagaggatAAGA TGGTGAAGGTGATGGCCACGCGGACGCGGGAGTCGAGCGGGCTGTACACGGTGAGCAGCACTCTCTTTGCCCACGTCACCCGGGAGGACCGCAGCTCCCGGTACCACTGCACCCTGCACTactggctgcagggacagaggagGACCCTGGAGTCCCGGCGGGTCAACATCACCGTTTTCT ACCCCGCAGAGCACATGAATCTGCACGTGAAACCGTCCCCGGCGCTGGTGAAGGAAGGGGATGATGTGCAGCTGGTCTGTGAGGCTGATGGGAACCCAGCACCTGTCTTCAGTTTCTACAAAAGAGAG ctggaggacaACTGGCAGGACCTGTCCTCTCTGTCAGAAGCCAACACCGGGGTGTTGAACTTGCACCATGTGACTAAGAACAGCAGCGGCTTGTACAAGTGCCAGACCCTGGACTTGGATGATATGACACAGATGGAGAGGGATGTGGAGCTCGTTGTGAACT ACATTGAAGGGGTCCGTGTGGAGATGGATCCATCCTCACCCATTCAGGAAGGGGGAAGTGTGAGGCTGAGCTGCAGTGCCCACAGCCCCGTGGCCCTGGCCTACCAGTGGGAGAATGAGAAG AATGTGAATGTTGGAGAAGGGAACGAGCTAGTACTGAAGAACCTCACCTTCGAAACCTCCGGCAACTTCAGCTGCAAAGTGACCGCACCGAGcgtgcaggggctggagcagaccCAGCAGGTGGCCGTGGCCGTGCACG GGAAGCCACGGATCGTGGCCATCAGCTCCCCCCTGTACGTGCGGCAGGACGAGGTGGTGAACCTGACCTGCAAGGCCATCGGTGTCCCCTGGCCCTCTGTCCAGTGGAATGTCAAGGGGATG GCTCACGAGTCCGTTGAAAACCAGCACGTCACCAGCAACCTGACCGTGCGTGTGAGCCGCgacctgctgcaggcaggagccacGTGCAAGGTCTCCAACACCCTGGGCTTCATTGAGGAGCGCATCCAGCTGCTGG ATCAAAAGACACCAGAGAGCAAAGGGGTGATCATCGTGGCCATCATCATCTGCATCCTGgtggtggctctgctgggctctgtCATCTACTTCCTGCACAAGAAAGGCAAGATCCCCTGTGGCCGTTCTGGGAAACAGGACAT AGCGAGAAATACATCGATCTGA
- the MCAM gene encoding cell surface glycoprotein MUC18 isoform X2, with the protein MPAVVEVENGGTARLECDFHVPGNGSYSRIDWFYINRNSRVEVCQVMGGRILEESADYAGRLSLGEDRALSISRVTMQDAKTFICHVVTDSHGTAENHTELHVYKVPEVPEIVASSAGISVQSSSIPEIAQCVSRNSFPPPNITWHKNGEQLQPEDKMVKVMATRTRESSGLYTVSSTLFAHVTREDRSSRYHCTLHYWLQGQRRTLESRRVNITVFYPAEHMNLHVKPSPALVKEGDDVQLVCEADGNPAPVFSFYKRELEDNWQDLSSLSEANTGVLNLHHVTKNSSGLYKCQTLDLDDMTQMERDVELVVNYIEGVRVEMDPSSPIQEGGSVRLSCSAHSPVALAYQWENEKNVNVGEGNELVLKNLTFETSGNFSCKVTAPSVQGLEQTQQVAVAVHGKPRIVAISSPLYVRQDEVVNLTCKAIGVPWPSVQWNVKGMAHESVENQHVTSNLTVRVSRDLLQAGATCKVSNTLGFIEERIQLLDQKTPESKGVIIVAIIICILVVALLGSVIYFLHKKGKIPCGRSGKQDITKPEARKDKIVVEVKSDKLSEEAGLLQGANGEKRSAADQSEKYIDLRN; encoded by the exons ATGCCAGCAGTGGTCGAAGTGGAGAACgggggcacagccaggctcGAGTGCGACTTCCACGTCCCTGGAAATGGTTCCTACAGCCGCATCGACTGGTTCTAT ATCAACCGCAACAGCCGGGTGGAGGTGTGCCAGGTGATGGGCGGCCGGATCCTGGAGGAGAGCGCGGACTACGCGGGGCGGCTGTCGCTGGGGGAGGACAGGGCCCTCTCCATCAGCAGGGTGACAATGCAGGATGCCAAGACCTTCATATGCCACGTGGTGACAGACAGCCACGGCACGGCCGAGAACCACACCGAGCTCCATGTCTACA AGGTCCCCGAGGTTCCTGAGATTGTGGCCAGCTCAGCAGGCAtctctgtgcagagcagcagcatcccagag ATTGCCCAGTGTGTGAGCAGGAACAGCTTTCCACCCCCCAATATCACCTGGCACAAGAatggggagcagctgcagccagaggatAAGA TGGTGAAGGTGATGGCCACGCGGACGCGGGAGTCGAGCGGGCTGTACACGGTGAGCAGCACTCTCTTTGCCCACGTCACCCGGGAGGACCGCAGCTCCCGGTACCACTGCACCCTGCACTactggctgcagggacagaggagGACCCTGGAGTCCCGGCGGGTCAACATCACCGTTTTCT ACCCCGCAGAGCACATGAATCTGCACGTGAAACCGTCCCCGGCGCTGGTGAAGGAAGGGGATGATGTGCAGCTGGTCTGTGAGGCTGATGGGAACCCAGCACCTGTCTTCAGTTTCTACAAAAGAGAG ctggaggacaACTGGCAGGACCTGTCCTCTCTGTCAGAAGCCAACACCGGGGTGTTGAACTTGCACCATGTGACTAAGAACAGCAGCGGCTTGTACAAGTGCCAGACCCTGGACTTGGATGATATGACACAGATGGAGAGGGATGTGGAGCTCGTTGTGAACT ACATTGAAGGGGTCCGTGTGGAGATGGATCCATCCTCACCCATTCAGGAAGGGGGAAGTGTGAGGCTGAGCTGCAGTGCCCACAGCCCCGTGGCCCTGGCCTACCAGTGGGAGAATGAGAAG AATGTGAATGTTGGAGAAGGGAACGAGCTAGTACTGAAGAACCTCACCTTCGAAACCTCCGGCAACTTCAGCTGCAAAGTGACCGCACCGAGcgtgcaggggctggagcagaccCAGCAGGTGGCCGTGGCCGTGCACG GGAAGCCACGGATCGTGGCCATCAGCTCCCCCCTGTACGTGCGGCAGGACGAGGTGGTGAACCTGACCTGCAAGGCCATCGGTGTCCCCTGGCCCTCTGTCCAGTGGAATGTCAAGGGGATG GCTCACGAGTCCGTTGAAAACCAGCACGTCACCAGCAACCTGACCGTGCGTGTGAGCCGCgacctgctgcaggcaggagccacGTGCAAGGTCTCCAACACCCTGGGCTTCATTGAGGAGCGCATCCAGCTGCTGG ATCAAAAGACACCAGAGAGCAAAGGGGTGATCATCGTGGCCATCATCATCTGCATCCTGgtggtggctctgctgggctctgtCATCTACTTCCTGCACAAGAAAGGCAAGATCCCCTGTGGCCGTTCTGGGAAACAGGACAT CACAAAGCCAGAGGCACGTAAAGACAAGATTGTAGTTGAAGTTAAGTCAGATAAGCTTTCCGAAGAGGCTGGGCTCCTGCAGGGTGCCAACGGCGAGAAGAGATCTGCCGCTGACCAG AGCGAGAAATACATCGATCTGAGAAACTAG